A region of Lycium barbarum isolate Lr01 chromosome 1, ASM1917538v2, whole genome shotgun sequence DNA encodes the following proteins:
- the LOC132631985 gene encoding cathecol O-methyltransferase 1 yields MGTAADIKLPTQSQEERDCTVAMQLLSSSVLPFVLHSSIQLEVFEILAKEAKATKLSAVEIVSHIPNCKNPDAVIMLDRMLYVLASYSLLDCDVVEEENGVAKRCYGLSGVGKFFVRDEDGASMGPLLALLQDKVFINSWFELKDAVLEGGVPFDRVHGVHAFEYPKLDPKFNDVFNKAMLNHTTVVMKKILENYKDFDNLKSLVDVGGGLGVNLKMITSKYPTIKGINFDLPHVVQDAPSYPGVEHVGGDMFESVPEGDAIFMKWILHDWSDSHCLKLLKNCHKALPDDGKVIVVEANLPLKPDTDTKVAGVSQCDLIMMAQNPGGKERSEEEFQALASEAGFKGVNLICSVCNFMVMEFYK; encoded by the exons ATGGGAACCGCAGCAGATATCAAATTGCCAACACAATCACAAGAAGAGCGCGATTGTACGGTTGCCATGCAGCTGCTATCATCATCAGTTCTCCCCTTCGTGTTGCATTCGTCAATCCAATTAGAAGTATTCGAAATACTCGCAAAAGAAGCTAAGGCCACTAAACTATCTGCTGTAGAAATTGTTTCTCACATCCCTAACTGTAAGAACCCTGACGCGGTCATTATGCTGGACCGGATGCTTTACGTGTTGGCTAGTTATTCGTTGCTCGATTGCGACGTTGTTGAGGAAGAAAATGGGGTGGCTAAAAGGTGCTATGGTTTGTCTGGTGTGGGGAAATTCTTTGTCCGTGATGAAGATGGTGCGTCCATGGGGCCATTGTTGGCTTTGCTTCAAGATAAAGTATTCATTAACAGCTG GTTTGAATTAAAAGATGCAGTACTTGAAGGAGGAGTGCCATTTGACAGGGTACATGGTGTACATGCATTTGAATATCCAAAATTGGACCCAAAATTCAATGATGTTTTCAACAAGGCAATGCTCAACCACACAACAGTTGTCATGAAAAAGATCCTTGAGAATTACAAGGATTTTGACAACCTTAAAAGTTTGGTTGATGTTGGAGGTGGTCTTGGAGTTAATCTCAAGATGATTACATCTAAATACCCCACAATTAAGGGTATTAATTTTGATTTGCCCCATGTTGTTCAAGATGCACCTTCCTATCCTG GGGTGGAACACGTTGGGGGAGATATGTTTGAAAGTGTTCCAGAAGGAGATGCTATTTTTATGAAG TGGATTCTTCATGACTGGAGTGATAGTCACTGCCTCAAGTTGCTAAAGAACTGCCACAAGGCTCTACCAGACGACGGAAAGGTGATCGTTGTGGAGGCCAATCTACCATTGAAACCTGATACTGATACCAAAGTTGCCGGTGTTTCGCAATGTGATCTGATCATGATGGCTCAAAATCCAGGAGGCAAAGAGCGTTCTGAAGAGGAGTTTCAGGCATTGGCAAGTGAAGCCGGATTCAAAGGCGTTAACTTAATATGTAGTGTCTGTAATTTTATGGTCATGGAATTCTACAAGTAG